One segment of Prionailurus bengalensis isolate Pbe53 chromosome X, Fcat_Pben_1.1_paternal_pri, whole genome shotgun sequence DNA contains the following:
- the GPR82 gene encoding probable G-protein coupled receptor 82: MNNNSTCIQPSRISSMALPIIYTFLCIIGLFGNSLSQWVFLTKIGKKTSTHIYLAHLVTANLLVCSAMPFMGIYFLKGFQWEYRSARCTVVNFLGTLSMHVSMFVSVLILSWIAISRYATLMKKDSVQETTSCYERVFYGHLLKKFRQPNFARKLCVYIWGVVLGIIIPVIIYYSVVEATKGEENVCYNRQTELGAVISQTAGLIGTTFIGFSFLVVLTSYYSFVSHLRKIRTCTSITEKDLTYNSVKRHLLVIQVLLIVCFLPYSIFKPIFYVLHQRGNCQQLNYLIEIKNILTCLASARSSTDPIIFLFLDKTFKKTLYNLFTKSDSPHIQPYS, from the coding sequence ATGAATAACAACTCAACATGTATTCAACCATCCAGGATCTCTTCCATGGCTCTACCAATCATTTATACCTTCCTCTGCATCATTGGTCTCTttggaaattctctctctcaatggGTATTCTTAACAAAAATAGGCAAGAAGACCTCGACACACATCTACCTAGCACATCTTGTGACTGCGAACTTGCTTGTGTGTAGTGCCATGCCTTTCATGGGTATCTATTTCCTGAAAGGTTTTCAATGGGAATATCGATCTGCACGATGCACGGTGGTCAATTTTTTGGGTACTCTATCCATGCACGTGAGTATGTTTGTCAGTGTCTTAATTTTAAGTTGGATTGCCATAAGCCGCTATGCCACCTTAATGAAAAAGGATTCAGTCCAAGAGACCACTTCGTGCTATGAGAGAGTATTTTATGGCCACTTACTGAAAAAATTTCGCCAGCCCAACTTTGCTAGAAAACTGTGTGTTTACATATGGGGAGTTGTACTCGGCATAATTATTCCAGTTATCATATACTACTCAGTTGTGGAGGctacaaaaggagaagagaacGTGTGCTATAATCGGCAGACAGAACTAGGCGCCGTGATCTCTCAGACCGCAGGTCTCATTGGAACCACATTtattggattttcatttttagtCGTACTAACATCATACTACTCTTTTGTCAGCCATCTGAGAAAAATAAGGACCTGCACTTCCATTACGGAGAAAGATTTGACTTACAATTCTGTGAAAAGGCATCTTTTGGTCATCCAGGTTCTGCTAATAGTTTGCTTCCTTCCATATAGCATTTTTAAGCCCATTTTTTATGTTCTGCACCAGAGAGGGAACTGTCAGCAACTGAATTATTTAATCGAAATAAAAAACATCCTCACCTGTCTTGCATCAGCCAGAAGCAGCACAGACcccattatatttctttttttagataaaaCGTTCAAAAAGACACTATATAATCTCTTTACAAAATCTGATTCACCACATATACAACCCTATAGTTGA